A part of Candidatus Obscuribacterales bacterium genomic DNA contains:
- a CDS encoding MOSC domain-containing protein produces the protein VTELVLPTGTFFDSCPIHLVTTSTLASLQTLYPDGQFEPCRFRPNILIEPTESDAGFVEDPWVGGLLAIGDQVRLQIDTACPRCVVTTLAQQGLPQDLDILRTTIQHHSMIAGIRASVVQGGIIHRHDPIWLES, from the coding sequence TGTCACAGAATTGGTGCTGCCTACAGGAACTTTTTTTGACTCCTGTCCCATCCATTTGGTAACAACTTCGACTCTCGCCAGCCTGCAGACGCTCTATCCGGACGGCCAGTTTGAGCCCTGTCGGTTTCGCCCTAATATCCTGATCGAGCCTACTGAATCAGACGCAGGGTTTGTGGAAGATCCGTGGGTCGGTGGATTACTAGCCATCGGCGACCAGGTGCGCCTACAGATTGATACGGCCTGTCCCCGTTGTGTTGTGACCACCCTCGCCCAACAGGGGCTACCCCAAGATTTAGATATTCTACGCACCACCATTCAGCACCATAGTATGATCGCAGGTATTCGCGCCTCAGTGGTGCAGGGAGGGATTATTCATCGCCATGATCCTATTTGGCTAGAGTCTTAA